Proteins encoded within one genomic window of Acinetobacter sp. WCHA55:
- a CDS encoding GNAT family N-acetyltransferase, with product MQIRFSKFQHEHINECADLYCKTYNAEPWNENWQSTQPIVEFLSAHLANNYFIGFVAHSNNQMLAASIGFKKPWNQGVEYYIDEYFIHPQYQRQGIGQLLMRHIETQCQAEGLNAVILNTERGYPSELFYKKNGFEEHEGLIILSKVFETSSA from the coding sequence ATGCAGATTAGATTTTCAAAATTTCAACATGAGCATATAAATGAGTGTGCAGATTTATATTGTAAGACCTATAACGCAGAGCCGTGGAATGAAAACTGGCAGTCTACTCAACCAATCGTTGAATTTTTATCTGCTCATTTAGCTAATAATTATTTTATCGGTTTTGTGGCACATTCCAATAATCAAATGCTTGCAGCAAGTATTGGTTTTAAAAAACCATGGAATCAAGGGGTTGAATATTATATTGATGAATACTTTATTCATCCCCAATACCAAAGACAAGGAATTGGACAGCTATTGATGCGTCATATTGAAACGCAATGTCAGGCAGAAGGCTTAAATGCAGTTATTCTGAATACAGAAAGAGGGTACCCATCAGAACTATTTTATAAGAAAAATGGTTTTGAAGAACATGAGGGGTTAATTATCCTATCTAAAGTATTTGAAACTTCATCTGCATAA
- a CDS encoding LysR family transcriptional regulator, whose amino-acid sequence MRKNLEGGLLHAMHAFLKVIDSGSFTAAAEQMELTTAQVSRLISELEGRLGTKLLQRSTRQHALTDIGATYAEQCRQVLAMVEEAEAQAMGMASKPQGKLRVLSMASFGHHYVSPMMAEFCQTYPELTVEYRTSQNVPDLLAKGIDVSLYLTESLTDSRFVARRIGTIFSLLCASPAYLEKYGEPKLLDDLQKHACLRLVNPSITPQWHLVSDSSCSYQIDITGQLIADTPELLLDMVQQDMGIALLPTFAVIEAIRTGRLRRVLADWRSPDIGVYTLLPSRHFIDAKTRAWLKWVEQDISPKIQSDTDYFL is encoded by the coding sequence ATGCGCAAAAATCTTGAGGGTGGATTACTCCATGCAATGCATGCTTTCCTAAAAGTCATTGATAGTGGAAGCTTTACTGCTGCGGCAGAGCAGATGGAACTGACAACAGCGCAAGTATCCCGACTCATAAGCGAGTTAGAAGGGCGTTTAGGTACAAAATTACTACAACGATCGACCAGACAGCATGCATTGACCGATATTGGTGCAACATATGCAGAGCAATGTCGTCAAGTACTCGCAATGGTGGAAGAGGCTGAAGCTCAAGCCATGGGAATGGCAAGCAAACCGCAGGGCAAATTGCGTGTTTTGAGTATGGCAAGTTTTGGGCATCATTATGTGTCGCCAATGATGGCTGAGTTCTGTCAAACCTATCCAGAGCTTACGGTTGAATATCGTACTTCGCAGAATGTACCAGACCTTTTAGCTAAAGGAATTGATGTCAGTTTATATCTCACGGAATCTTTGACTGACTCCAGATTTGTTGCTCGTCGCATTGGAACAATATTTTCATTACTTTGTGCATCACCTGCCTATTTAGAAAAATATGGTGAACCGAAATTATTGGATGATCTACAAAAGCATGCCTGTTTAAGATTGGTGAACCCATCGATTACACCACAATGGCATCTCGTAAGTGACAGTAGTTGTTCCTATCAAATTGATATTACAGGACAATTGATTGCCGACACACCAGAGCTATTACTGGACATGGTGCAACAAGATATGGGCATAGCATTACTTCCAACTTTTGCTGTGATTGAGGCTATACGTACTGGGCGATTGCGCCGTGTTTTAGCAGATTGGAGATCACCTGATATTGGTGTTTATACCTTACTGCCATCGCGTCATTTTATTGATGCAAAAACAAGAGCATGGTTAAAGTGGGTTGAACAGGACATTTCACCTAAAATTCAGAGTGATACAGACTATTTTTTATAA
- a CDS encoding indolepyruvate ferredoxin oxidoreductase family protein, with protein sequence MNIATKFTPNKIPTKDVSLDDKYLSDFGTAYMTGIQAMVRLPLAQTRRDTLNGYHTAGFISGYRGSPVGNYDNFLWQVEGILKDHHVVFQPGVNEDLAATAIWGTQQANLSGQGKYDGVTSWWYGKGPGVDRSGDVLRHANLAGTSERGGVVAFFGDDHSCKSSSIPHQSEHVMIGCGIPIFYPTSIQQILDLGVHAVAMSRFAGVWTSIKLVSEIVETSASVHVDSDRVTPALPQNIQMPEDGVNIRWPDHGIQQEERLYKYRLPAVLAYARENELNQITWDCADARIGIAASGKGYLDTIEALRILGIEGEIAQQLGLRVYQVALIWPLEPQGLRKFAEGLEELIVVEEKRPIIEAQIKDELYALPDGKRPRVIGKACDGKGEWSTSIEEAPLIGYFEYQPEPIAKMLAARFLKLDLPETLKMQIQNRVELLQKAEQESARVLDIAERKPFFCSGCPHNASTKLPEGSRALGGIGCHYIAVLQNHGTETFSHMGGEGVSWAGTSHFTNEKHIFANIGDGTYFHSGYLAIRQAIAAKLNITYKILYNDAVAMTGGQHVDGHLSVAQLTRQLDAEGITKQVIVTDEPELIHAEEGIAPHVEIYHRNELDSVQRKLRDISGVTALIYVQTCASEKRRRRKRNAYPDIAQRVFINSEICEGCGDCSKQSNCLSIEPVETALGTKRQINQSSCNKDFSCAEGFCPSFVTVHTRDMKRPEIFDGIQAGWPEKPIIAELAQDPMRIMVGGVGGTGVVTSGALLGMAAHLEGKAARIMDMAGLAQKGGTVYSYVQLATADDQISSTKIPAGQGDLLIGADAIVAGSKVALSRLKSGAVVIVNEDSSPTSNFLESRDWFAPITDLIHRLRGRTSQDKFFSLPVTRIATQVLGDAIFANQILLGMAWQSGQIPLKRESIEKAIDLNGTAAEQNLEAFRIGCHLMSDPDLAKRIIATIPATSKPRTLAELIEDRSARLVEYWNQDYATQYRTLVEQAAKVLPEELTGTIATQLYRVMAYKDEYEVARLLTGKSFKQTIETQFGQGLRLTYHLAPPALGTHETVRKRAFGYWLRFPMMILARLQWLRGTFLDPFAFQQERKRELAWRDRYITFVKDISSAPKSYDLSVAEQIAQLPADVRGFGHVKMQAMDAAIQRWDELELKLRKDH encoded by the coding sequence ATGAATATAGCGACAAAATTTACTCCAAATAAAATTCCAACCAAGGATGTATCACTTGACGATAAATATCTCAGTGATTTCGGTACTGCTTACATGACTGGTATTCAGGCAATGGTGCGTTTACCACTAGCGCAAACACGGCGGGATACTTTAAACGGTTATCATACTGCTGGATTTATTTCTGGCTATCGTGGTTCCCCTGTTGGAAATTATGATAATTTCCTTTGGCAAGTTGAAGGCATACTTAAAGACCATCATGTTGTTTTTCAACCTGGCGTAAATGAAGATCTCGCTGCTACTGCAATTTGGGGTACTCAACAAGCCAATCTTTCAGGTCAAGGCAAATATGATGGTGTGACTTCTTGGTGGTATGGTAAAGGTCCTGGTGTAGATCGTTCTGGAGATGTTTTACGTCATGCCAATCTTGCAGGAACATCCGAACGAGGCGGTGTGGTTGCCTTCTTTGGTGATGACCACTCTTGTAAATCTTCGAGTATTCCACATCAGTCAGAACACGTGATGATTGGTTGTGGCATTCCAATTTTTTACCCGACCTCAATCCAGCAAATTCTTGATTTAGGTGTTCATGCGGTCGCAATGTCACGCTTTGCAGGCGTCTGGACTTCAATTAAATTGGTTAGTGAAATTGTCGAAACCTCTGCATCTGTTCATGTAGATTCAGATCGCGTCACACCTGCTTTACCCCAAAATATTCAAATGCCTGAAGATGGCGTCAATATTCGTTGGCCTGATCATGGTATTCAGCAAGAAGAACGTTTGTATAAATATCGCTTACCTGCTGTTCTCGCTTATGCACGTGAAAATGAACTGAATCAGATCACTTGGGATTGTGCTGATGCCCGCATTGGTATTGCTGCCAGTGGTAAAGGATACTTAGATACGATTGAAGCCTTACGGATACTTGGAATTGAAGGTGAAATCGCCCAACAGCTTGGACTACGTGTATACCAAGTTGCTCTAATTTGGCCCTTAGAGCCACAAGGACTTCGAAAATTTGCTGAGGGATTAGAAGAACTGATTGTCGTAGAAGAAAAACGCCCGATTATAGAAGCACAAATAAAAGATGAGCTTTATGCACTGCCAGATGGTAAACGCCCGCGTGTGATCGGTAAAGCCTGTGATGGAAAAGGTGAATGGAGTACCTCGATTGAGGAAGCCCCTTTGATTGGTTACTTTGAATATCAACCAGAACCGATTGCCAAAATGTTGGCAGCGCGATTTTTAAAATTAGATCTTCCAGAAACCTTAAAAATGCAAATCCAAAATCGCGTGGAGCTATTACAAAAAGCAGAGCAAGAATCAGCACGTGTATTGGATATTGCTGAACGTAAGCCTTTCTTTTGCAGCGGTTGCCCGCATAACGCATCCACAAAATTACCAGAAGGCAGTCGTGCCCTAGGTGGGATTGGTTGTCACTATATTGCAGTTCTACAGAATCACGGGACAGAAACATTCTCGCATATGGGCGGTGAAGGCGTGAGTTGGGCGGGTACCTCTCATTTCACCAATGAAAAACATATTTTTGCCAATATCGGCGATGGAACCTATTTCCATTCAGGATATCTTGCAATACGCCAAGCGATTGCTGCAAAACTCAATATCACCTACAAAATTCTCTATAACGATGCTGTCGCTATGACTGGTGGACAGCATGTCGATGGTCATCTCAGTGTTGCGCAGTTAACCCGACAGCTTGATGCTGAAGGCATTACCAAACAAGTGATTGTTACGGATGAACCTGAGTTAATTCATGCGGAAGAAGGTATTGCACCTCATGTCGAGATTTACCACAGAAATGAGTTAGATAGCGTTCAACGCAAATTACGTGATATTTCTGGCGTTACGGCGCTCATTTATGTTCAAACCTGTGCCAGCGAAAAACGCCGTCGTCGTAAACGCAATGCTTATCCTGATATTGCTCAGCGAGTTTTTATTAACAGTGAAATTTGCGAAGGCTGTGGTGACTGTTCTAAACAATCGAATTGTCTATCGATTGAACCTGTTGAAACAGCGCTAGGCACTAAACGTCAAATCAATCAAAGTAGTTGTAATAAAGACTTCTCTTGTGCCGAAGGTTTCTGCCCAAGTTTTGTGACCGTACATACCCGCGATATGAAACGCCCAGAAATATTTGACGGCATTCAAGCTGGCTGGCCTGAAAAGCCAATCATTGCCGAACTTGCACAAGATCCAATGCGTATTATGGTCGGTGGTGTAGGTGGAACAGGTGTGGTGACTTCAGGTGCTTTACTGGGTATGGCTGCACATTTGGAAGGTAAAGCTGCACGGATTATGGATATGGCTGGACTTGCCCAAAAAGGCGGTACAGTTTATTCCTACGTACAACTTGCAACAGCAGATGATCAAATTTCATCAACCAAGATTCCTGCGGGACAAGGTGATCTATTAATTGGTGCTGATGCCATTGTTGCAGGGAGTAAGGTAGCACTATCTCGTTTAAAATCAGGTGCTGTGGTTATTGTTAATGAAGATAGTTCCCCTACTTCCAATTTCCTTGAGTCTCGTGATTGGTTCGCACCGATTACAGATTTAATTCATCGACTTCGTGGTCGAACTTCACAAGATAAATTTTTCTCTTTACCTGTAACACGTATAGCCACACAAGTGCTCGGTGATGCGATCTTCGCCAATCAAATCTTACTTGGTATGGCTTGGCAATCAGGGCAAATTCCCTTGAAGCGTGAGAGTATTGAAAAAGCAATTGATCTGAATGGTACTGCGGCTGAACAAAACCTAGAAGCATTCCGCATTGGTTGTCATTTAATGAGTGATCCTGACTTAGCCAAACGGATTATTGCAACTATACCAGCGACAAGTAAACCAAGAACCCTAGCTGAATTAATTGAAGATCGTTCTGCTCGTCTTGTCGAGTATTGGAATCAAGATTATGCAACTCAGTACCGCACACTGGTGGAACAAGCTGCCAAAGTATTACCTGAAGAATTAACTGGAACCATTGCGACCCAACTTTATAGAGTCATGGCCTATAAAGATGAATACGAAGTTGCGCGTTTACTCACAGGAAAAAGCTTTAAACAAACGATTGAAACACAGTTTGGCCAAGGTTTACGTTTAACTTATCACCTTGCACCGCCAGCTTTGGGTACTCATGAAACTGTGCGCAAACGTGCTTTCGGATATTGGTTACGTTTCCCGATGATGATTCTGGCTCGTCTACAATGGCTTAGAGGAACTTTCCTTGACCCATTTGCTTTCCAACAAGAGCGTAAAAGAGAACTGGCTTGGCGTGATCGTTATATCACTTTTGTGAAAGACATCAGCTCTGCACCTAAAAGCTACGACTTATCTGTAGCTGAGCAAATCGCTCAATTACCAGCAGATGTACGAGGTTTTGGTCATGTCAAAATGCAAGCGATGGACGCAGCGATACAACGTTGGGATGAGCTTGAATTAAAACTTCGTAAAGATCATTAA
- a CDS encoding DUF1826 domain-containing protein — protein sequence MKNPFSDTPQISVVSSFSELVNSNFQGEMNALCWYRDLVGDFKEIVAKLELKENITEVSVEDLLGLHLSEQGSLAREIILKDIQRLTEFGASPTLNLLKCYERDEELDFISTDVYSFHIDRSPIETDTFLCTYHGAASDIVPNDQVEQKILIPKIREKLKELHDGPEAEFETFLEEYFFDLHYQPKPNAKPVNLGSGHLWRLAVDHPTQQVLPCVHRAPLEKDGEYRLLLIC from the coding sequence ATGAAAAATCCATTTTCTGATACCCCTCAAATTAGCGTGGTTTCTTCTTTCTCTGAACTTGTAAATTCGAATTTTCAAGGAGAAATGAATGCACTTTGCTGGTATCGAGATTTGGTTGGCGATTTTAAAGAAATTGTGGCCAAACTTGAGTTAAAAGAAAATATTACAGAAGTTTCCGTTGAAGATCTTTTAGGGCTACATCTTTCAGAACAAGGAAGTTTAGCAAGGGAAATTATCCTAAAAGATATTCAGCGATTAACTGAATTCGGTGCTTCTCCTACGCTTAATTTACTAAAGTGTTATGAACGAGATGAAGAACTAGACTTCATTTCAACAGATGTCTATTCGTTTCATATTGATCGTTCACCGATAGAAACAGATACTTTCTTATGTACTTATCACGGCGCTGCAAGCGATATCGTGCCCAACGATCAGGTTGAACAAAAAATTTTGATTCCAAAAATTAGAGAAAAACTCAAAGAACTACATGATGGCCCAGAAGCTGAATTTGAAACTTTCTTAGAAGAATATTTCTTTGATCTGCATTATCAGCCTAAACCCAATGCAAAACCTGTGAATTTAGGCTCAGGCCATCTTTGGCGTTTGGCAGTAGATCATCCAACACAGCAGGTTTTACCCTGTGTGCATAGAGCGCCTCTCGAAAAGGATGGTGAATATAGGTTGCTCTTGATTTGTTAA
- a CDS encoding asparaginase produces MKKTISALTLSLSLLLPCAAFAKNNVVVVATGGTIAGAGASSTNSATYTAAKVPVDALLNAVPQIQNLANVTGVQAMQVASESITDKELLSLARQVNDLLKKSDVNGVVITHGTDTLEETAFFLNLVIHSDKPIVLVGSMRPSTALSADGPLNLYSAVALAADDSAKAKGTFVLMNDDIFAARDVSKTINIHTNAFASQWGALGTLVEGKPYWFRNSAKRHNKSSEFNIENIKGDSLPLVQIVYGSGNMLPDAYTAYAKAGAKAIIHAGTGNGSVANYIVPTLTDLQKQGVQIIRSSRVPQGFVLRNAEQPDDKYGWVVAHDLNPQKAKLLAALALTKTKDAKEIQRIFWDY; encoded by the coding sequence ATGAAAAAAACGATTTCAGCTTTAACACTCAGTTTAAGTCTATTACTCCCATGTGCAGCATTTGCCAAAAATAATGTCGTTGTTGTCGCTACTGGTGGAACGATTGCAGGTGCTGGCGCAAGCTCTACCAACAGTGCAACTTATACTGCGGCAAAAGTTCCTGTGGATGCATTATTAAATGCGGTTCCCCAAATTCAAAACCTTGCCAATGTGACTGGTGTGCAAGCAATGCAAGTTGCATCAGAAAGTATTACGGATAAAGAATTATTATCCCTTGCACGTCAAGTCAATGACTTACTTAAAAAGTCTGATGTAAATGGTGTCGTGATTACACATGGAACAGACACACTAGAAGAAACAGCTTTCTTTTTGAATTTAGTGATTCATTCAGACAAGCCGATTGTATTGGTCGGGTCAATGCGTCCAAGTACTGCACTTTCTGCTGATGGCCCGTTGAACCTTTATAGTGCGGTTGCACTTGCTGCCGATGATAGTGCAAAAGCTAAAGGAACTTTTGTGCTCATGAATGACGACATTTTCGCAGCACGAGATGTTTCAAAAACAATTAATATCCATACCAATGCATTTGCGAGCCAATGGGGTGCACTTGGAACATTAGTTGAAGGAAAACCATACTGGTTTAGAAATTCGGCGAAACGTCATAATAAGAGCTCAGAATTTAACATTGAAAATATTAAAGGCGATAGCCTACCGTTGGTACAAATTGTTTATGGTTCAGGCAATATGTTGCCAGATGCATACACGGCTTATGCTAAAGCAGGGGCAAAAGCTATTATTCATGCAGGTACGGGGAATGGCTCTGTAGCTAATTATATTGTCCCAACCTTAACAGACTTGCAGAAACAAGGTGTGCAGATTATTCGTTCATCTCGCGTCCCTCAAGGTTTTGTGCTTAGAAATGCAGAACAACCAGATGACAAATATGGTTGGGTCGTCGCACATGACCTTAACCCGCAAAAAGCTAAATTACTTGCTGCACTTGCTTTAACAAAAACCAAAGATGCAAAGGAAATTCAACGCATTTTTTGGGATTACTAA
- a CDS encoding SDR family oxidoreductase, which translates to MFDKNKRAIVVGASRGIGLGLVRELLNRHWNVIATIRDINQVSTGLTQLLSEYPDRLELTELDLSHMQAADSLLINYHEKSIDLLLVSAGILGPEHQRVEQCTPNEIANLFWVNSIAPVTIARKLLPLMKEKSVIAFMSSRMGSVALNDEGSMELYRASKAALNSITRGFAINEAIPVQIGVLNLHPGWVQTEMGGSHAPISVKESTTGIVRVVEDFIGKNEQKFVDFQGHEIAW; encoded by the coding sequence ATGTTTGATAAGAATAAACGTGCAATTGTGGTTGGTGCTTCAAGGGGAATTGGCCTAGGTTTAGTTCGTGAGTTGCTCAATCGGCACTGGAATGTTATAGCGACTATTCGAGACATAAACCAAGTCTCCACGGGCTTAACTCAACTGCTTTCTGAGTATCCAGATCGACTTGAATTAACCGAATTAGATTTAAGTCATATGCAAGCTGCTGACAGTTTACTCATTAATTATCATGAAAAATCAATTGATCTACTGTTGGTTTCTGCAGGTATTCTTGGGCCAGAACATCAACGAGTTGAACAGTGTACACCCAATGAGATTGCTAATCTGTTTTGGGTAAATAGTATTGCACCCGTGACGATTGCGAGAAAACTCCTTCCTTTAATGAAAGAAAAGAGTGTCATTGCATTTATGAGTTCTCGCATGGGAAGCGTTGCTTTAAACGATGAGGGAAGTATGGAGCTATATCGCGCAAGTAAGGCCGCTCTCAACAGTATCACACGTGGCTTTGCGATTAATGAGGCAATCCCAGTCCAAATAGGCGTGCTGAACTTACACCCAGGGTGGGTTCAAACTGAAATGGGCGGAAGCCATGCTCCCATCAGCGTAAAAGAAAGTACAACAGGTATTGTACGTGTGGTTGAGGATTTTATTGGCAAGAATGAACAAAAGTTTGTCGACTTTCAAGGTCATGAGATCGCGTGGTAA
- a CDS encoding TonB-dependent siderophore receptor, whose protein sequence is MKTYPFSRLQKALLAVGSFSCLGMNSVWVHAAEDSDVAQLATITATAQAEPTAYYQPKVNLSGFGQQNLAAIPASIHTVTAELIADQHAKTLSDVVKNDASVGDGYAPIGYYANFVMRGFSLNAGSSYLLNGNSLRGEQNVALENKEQVEILKGMSAIQSGMSTPGGVVNYVSKRPKDVQSLTLEADSHGGSRVATDFGGWLGDNQQFGYRVNAAYEDIHPYVEHADGTRLFGSLALDWKISDRSKLEFDIESQRQKQRSVPGYQLLGGETVPTGVEWDRLLGYQSWSKPITNESLNTSLKYSYQINDNWSSNLSASQSRVVVDDYSAFAYTFDQQGNYDIYDFRSPDDSYLTNQFKTGLNGKFSTGAWQHNLSLELSHAYKRHTQYDAINEWIGSGNIDDDPITYIPTDKALGNHYKSLDSQQTALNLLDQIELNDTWSVLLGGKLLHLNESAYAADGNSIRDTDFNRFLPQFALMYQPWQNTHLYASYAKGISDGSQAPWYANNAYATLAPRRSTQYELGLKQQWQDLLFTAALFDLTQDHQYTNLDNYYVTDGEQHNLGLELGLQGRIAENLDMTSTLAMTRSRLENIQVDAYKGHQTQNVPTVRFASHVSYQMPQVEGLRLLAGMQYSSSKYANKTGTVKVSGYSVFDAGAAYNFRAYGYDNMLRLNVDNLFNKKYWRDAGSFFGDDYLFLGTPRTAQFSWTMNF, encoded by the coding sequence GTGAAAACGTATCCATTTTCTCGTTTACAAAAAGCATTATTGGCGGTTGGTTCATTTTCATGTCTAGGGATGAACTCGGTATGGGTACATGCGGCAGAAGACAGTGATGTGGCGCAACTCGCAACCATCACAGCGACTGCTCAAGCTGAACCAACGGCGTATTATCAACCCAAAGTTAATTTGTCTGGGTTTGGCCAGCAAAACCTTGCAGCCATTCCTGCATCTATTCACACCGTTACTGCTGAACTGATAGCAGATCAACATGCAAAAACACTCAGCGATGTAGTAAAAAACGATGCATCTGTTGGTGATGGCTATGCACCCATTGGTTACTATGCAAACTTCGTAATGCGGGGATTTAGCTTAAATGCGGGATCAAGTTATTTACTGAACGGTAATTCGCTTCGTGGTGAGCAAAATGTAGCGCTTGAAAATAAAGAGCAAGTCGAGATACTCAAAGGCATGAGTGCGATTCAAAGTGGGATGTCGACCCCAGGTGGAGTCGTGAACTATGTAAGTAAACGCCCCAAAGATGTCCAGTCTTTAACCCTTGAAGCAGATAGTCATGGCGGTAGTCGTGTGGCAACAGACTTTGGTGGATGGCTTGGAGACAATCAACAGTTTGGTTATCGTGTGAATGCAGCGTATGAAGACATTCATCCCTATGTTGAACATGCTGACGGTACACGTTTGTTTGGTTCCTTGGCTTTAGACTGGAAAATTTCAGATCGTTCAAAACTCGAATTTGATATTGAATCACAGCGTCAAAAACAGCGTTCGGTACCGGGCTATCAGCTATTGGGTGGTGAAACTGTACCGACAGGAGTGGAATGGGATCGTTTGCTGGGCTACCAAAGCTGGAGTAAACCGATCACCAATGAAAGTCTAAATACGAGTCTGAAATATAGCTATCAAATCAATGATAACTGGAGTAGCAATCTGTCGGCTTCACAAAGCCGTGTGGTCGTAGATGATTACTCAGCTTTTGCCTATACCTTTGACCAACAGGGTAACTATGACATTTATGATTTCCGCAGCCCAGATGACAGTTATCTCACCAATCAATTTAAAACAGGTTTGAACGGAAAATTCAGCACGGGAGCATGGCAACACAACCTGAGTTTAGAGTTGTCACATGCTTACAAACGCCATACTCAGTATGATGCAATCAATGAATGGATAGGTTCAGGAAATATTGATGATGATCCTATTACCTATATACCTACGGATAAAGCTTTAGGTAATCATTACAAATCATTAGATAGTCAACAGACAGCCCTCAACCTGTTGGATCAAATTGAATTGAATGATACTTGGTCAGTTTTGTTGGGTGGTAAGCTTTTGCATTTAAATGAAAGTGCATATGCTGCGGACGGTAACAGTATTCGTGACACTGACTTCAATCGCTTCTTGCCACAGTTCGCTTTGATGTATCAGCCTTGGCAGAATACTCATCTGTATGCTTCTTATGCCAAAGGGATCAGCGACGGCAGCCAAGCACCATGGTATGCTAATAATGCTTATGCCACCTTAGCACCAAGACGTTCAACTCAATATGAGTTAGGTCTTAAACAGCAGTGGCAAGATCTACTGTTTACTGCCGCTTTGTTTGACCTAACACAAGACCATCAATATACCAACTTAGACAATTACTATGTCACCGATGGTGAACAGCATAACCTCGGTTTGGAGTTGGGCTTGCAAGGTCGTATTGCTGAAAATCTAGATATGACATCGACTTTAGCAATGACCCGTTCACGTTTGGAAAATATACAGGTAGATGCTTATAAAGGGCATCAAACTCAAAATGTACCGACGGTTCGTTTTGCCAGTCATGTGTCTTACCAAATGCCTCAAGTCGAGGGCTTACGTTTACTTGCAGGTATGCAATACAGCAGCAGTAAATACGCCAATAAAACGGGAACAGTTAAAGTTTCAGGCTATAGTGTATTTGACGCAGGGGCTGCTTATAACTTCCGTGCTTATGGTTATGACAATATGCTGCGTCTGAATGTGGATAACCTGTTCAATAAAAAATACTGGCGCGATGCAGGCAGTTTCTTCGGGGATGATTACTTATTTCTGGGTACACCGCGTACAGCTCAATTTTCATGGACTATGAACTTCTAA